A segment of the bacterium genome:
GCGAGTATCTGGCCGACGACGAGTCCTTTCTGGTACACTATGGTGACATCATCACCGGGCTGAACACCGCCGCCATGGCCGAGCAGCACCTGCAGACGGGCGCAGCGGCCACGCTCGGGCTTGTGACCAATGTCGAGATCCATACCGGCGTGGCGGAACTCGGCGCCGACGGCCGTGTCATACAGTTCGTTGAGAAGCCGCCGCTGGACAAGCCCTGCCACGCGGCGGTGAACATCTACAGCCCGCGCGTGTGGGACTACGTCGGGCCCGGCAAGGACTTCGGGCATGACGTGATCCCCGCCATGGTCGCCGCGGGCGAGGACGTGCGTGGCTACCTCGACAGAGAGGCATACTGGATGGATGTGGGGAGGCTGTCGGACCTGGACGGCGCGGAGGAGTTGCTCGGGAAGCATGAAGTGTGAAGGCAGAAGGATGAAGACGAACGGCACCCACCCCCGCTGCTGCGCAGCGACCCCTCCCCACGGGGGAGGGGCATGGCGTGGTGACGGCCGTTGGCGTTCGCCTCTTTGCCCTCCCCGCAGGGGAGGGGCATGGCGTGGTGACGGCCGTTGCCGTTCACCCCTCCCCTGTGGGGAGGGGTCGCCCCGCAGGGGCGGGGGTGGGCCCGTCGTCCTGGCCTGCCTCCTGCTTCTGGTCGCCGGCACCTTCGCCTCCGCCGACATCGTGTCCGACATCTGCGCGTGTGGCACGTCCAGCCCCAGCTTCGACGGCGTGCTGCACAGCCTGCGCGAACTGCAGTCCAGCCCCCGCGTGACGCTCAGCAACCTGGGGGCCTCCCGTCAGGGGCGGCCCATCCCCCTACTCATCGTCCATGACCCCGCTGTCCCTCTCGCGGAGACTGTCCGCCTCTTCATCGTCGCCCGCCAGCACGGCACGGAGGCTTCCGGTACGGTGGCCTGTCTCGCGCTGGCGCGGCACTTCGCACAGGCCCAGGGCGAAGAGGAGCAGGCGCTCCTGCGGCAGTTCTCGCTCCTCATGGTGCCCGTCGCCAACCCGGACGGGATGTGCGCCGGGCGGCGCGCCAATGCCGGGGGGGCCGACTTGAACCGCCACTGGGGCGGCAGCGGCGAGCCGGAGATCAGCGCCATCAAGGCCGCCGTGCGCAAGCACCAGCCCCATGCACTCATAGACATGCACGAGTTGCCGGCCGGATCGGGCAAGCCCTCGTTCCGCGACAACTTCATCCAGACCATCGGCCGCGACGGGACGCTGAGTGCCGACCTGACGACCGACTGCGCGGCGACGAGTGCGCGCTTGGCCAGTTGGATGAGCCAGTGCGGGCTGCCGCTGAGCGTGTACTACGACGGCGCGAACGAGAGCCTGAACCTCTGCCATCGGTACTTCGGCCTGGGGGCAGGCATACCCTCATACCTGTTTGAGGCCAAGTGCGGGTCCGGCCGGCCCTTGGCCAGGCGCGTGCGCTTCCACGTGCTGGGCACGCTCGTCGTGGCCAACTATGCGCTGCACCGCTACTACCAGCCCGAGGGCCAGGCGACACCGCAGCCGGAGGAGCCGGTGGCCCAGGCCCCGGAGCCGACCACGACTGTGCCCACGACCGTGACCCTGTCCTCGCCGCGTCCGGAGCAGGTCGCGCGCGGGCAGTTGCCGGTCGTGGCGGACGTCACGGGGCTGCCGCCCGGAGGCACCATCGGCTTCTCGGTGGACGGCAAGCTCCGGTCCCTGACGACGGCGGCCCCGCACGAGTACCTCCTGGACACGCTGGGCTACGCGGACGGGCGCCATGAGGTGACGGTTGAGGTGTGCGATGCGGCCGGACGGAATCTGGGCGCCTCGCGCAGCGTCATCATCGTGGACAACCGGGTGGCGGCGGGCGAATGAAGCGGCTGGCGGATAGGCCGTGGCTCCCGGCCGGCGTGTGGGCCGGCGTGATCCTGATCGGGACCTCCATCCCGATGCCAGCCCTCCCACCGGGACCGCCCGGCAGCGACAAGCTGGTCCACCTCCTGATGTACGGCGTGCTCGGCGCGTTGCTGGCCAGAGCGCTGCTGCGGGAACATCCCGACCGGGGCCGCTTGTTACTCTTGTTGATGTCCACGGGCCTGGCCGCCGGGTTCGGCCTGTTCGATGAGTGGCACCAGCAGTTCTGCCAGCGGTGCCCCAGTGCCGGAGACTGGCTGGCCGATGTGATCGGGGCGGGGCTTGGCGCGACCATCCTGTGCGCTGTGAACACCATACGAGCCGGAGGAAGCAAGATGCCGGAAGCAAGGCGGATCAGTGGTGCGGACCTCGGCGCGGAGTTGACCAAGCCCGAGCCCTGCGTGGTCGAGTTCTGGATGGTGGGGTGCCCGGCGTGTGCGCGGTTTGGGCCGACCTTCGGCGACCTGTCCGAGGAGTACCAGGGGCGGGCCAACCTGGTGGCGATCGAGGCGCGGGAGAACATGGACGCCGCCAAACAGTATGCCATCCGAGGCGTGCCGACCGTGATCGTCTTCAAAGACGGACAGGAAGTGCAGCGCATGACGGGGGCCAAGACCCTCGCCGAGATGCGCGAGTGGCTGAACCCCGTGTTGGGTTGACGCCGCGAGATAGTCAAGCCGCCGCTCCGCCGACTCGGTCGCGCTCGGAGTGGACCCCAGCCTCCGTTCGTGGGGCTCATATGGAGGAGAAAGCTGATGTCGCAGGCCAAAGAGCTAACAAGTGCCGAGTTCGACGGTGAAGTGCTGAAGTCCGAGACGCCGGTCCTGGTGGATTTCTGGGCGCCGTGGTGCGGCCCGTGCCGCATGATGGCTCCGGTCGTGGACGCCGTCGCCGCCAAGTACGAAGGCCGCGTCAAGGTGTGCAAGGTCAACGTGGATGAGGCCGGGGACATCGCCGGCAAGCTCGGCATCCGCAGCATCCCCACCCTCATCATCTTCAAGGGCGGTCAGCAGGCGGACACGGTCGTCGGGGCGGTGCCGGAGGCGGAGCTGACCCAGCGCCTCGACCGCGTACTGGCCTAGCGCCCAACTACGCGTACCCGTGGCTCCTGCCTCCGCACTTGCAGGAGCCGCTTCGTAAGTGGCGACCAGCCACAGAAGGCCCACAGCAGCAGGCGTATGCGTCCCGGGGTGGGTAGCTAACGCAGACGTGGGTAGAGTAGGTTGAAGGAGGAAAGAGTGTATGGACCCTCGTGAACATGCCGGACACCGGCATAGTCATCTGGCGCTAATCCTGTTGAGTGTACTGGTGGGGGCTGTGCTAACGGCCCTCGTCTTGGCACAGACAGACCGGACCGCGCCCGTACTGACCCCTGCCGCGGCGCAGACGCAGGCGGCGCCGCAGTTTGAGGATGTCGCCCAGCGCGTGCTGCCGGCGGTCGTCTACATCAACAGCGACCTGGCGACGCGCACTGATCCCCGACAGGAGGAGATGCGGCGACGCCTCGAGGAGATGTTCAAGGACATGCCGGGATTCCGCGGGCAGATGCCCGACGGGATGGGCGGCGGCCAGGAGCGCTCGCGGCCCGCAGCCGGCTCCGGCTGGATCTACAGCCCGGACGGGTACATCGTCACGAACGCCCACGTAGTGCGCGGCGCGACGAAGGTGACCGTACAACTGCACGACAACGACGGCGACACGAAGGACTACCCGGCCAAGATCGTCGGGATAGACCCGCGTTCGGAACTCGCCGTCATCAAGATTGACGCCGGACGGAAGCTGCCGACCCTGGCCCTGGGCGACTCGAGCAAGGCCCGCATCGCCTCGTGGGTCATGGCCGTGGGCAGCCCCTTCCAACTGCAGCAGACAGTCACGGTCGGGGTCATCTCGGCGCGCAACCGCACCATCAGCGCGGAGAGCCAGTACTTCCAGCTGGGCGACCTGATCCAGACCGATGCCTCGATCAACCCCGGCAACAGCGGCGGCCCGCTGATCAACCTGAGCGGTGAGGTCATCGGCATCAATGTCGCCATCGCCTCACCCGGCGCGACCACCGTGCCGGTCAACATCGGCATCGGTTTCGCCATCCCCTCGAATGTGGCGAAGACGGTCGTGCCGCAGCTTATCCAGAAGGGCAAGGTGGCCCGTGGCTGGCTCGGCGTGCAGCTCAGCCGGGAGAGCGCCAAGAGCATGAGTGACAACCTCAAGCAGCACTTCGGCGTGCCCGAAGGGGGCGCGCTGGTCACCATGGTGTACGAGGATGCGCCGGCCGCCAAGGCGCTGCAGGGCAATGATGTCGTGGTGGCCGTGAACGGCCAGAAGGTGACCAACAACGCCGAGTTGCAGGCGGCCATCCAGAACACGCCGCCCGGCACCAAGGTCAGCATGGAGATCGTGCGTGACCGCAAGCACCAGCAACTCACAGTAGAGCTGGGCGAGATGCCGGCCCGCTACTCGGGACTCGACGGCGGCGATGAGGGAGCCACAGCCGCGCAGCCCACGGTCGGCCCGCCTATCCAGGTGCGCAACATCACGCCCCAGATGGCGCGCGAGCAGAACCTGCCGCGCAATCAGGGCGTCGTCATTGAGAGTGTGGGCGGGGAGTTGCAGGACCGCCTGGAGCCAGGGAGTATCATCGCCCAGGTGGATGGCGCCAAGGTCATGACCGTGGAGCAGTACAACGCCGCGATCCGTCGAGCGCTGGACGCCAAGCGGAAGTTCGTGGTGCTGACCATCGAGCAGGCCGGGGACGACGGACAGGTTCTGCGTGATGTGGTGGAGGTGCCGCTGGCCAAGGAGCAGTAGACCGCGGGTGTCGTTGACACGCCGCTGACGTCACTGGAGGGACGGCTTCACCGGAAGCCGTCCCTCTTTGCTTGGGTCTGCGATGGGACGGGGGTCAGGAGGCCTTCTTGCCGAGTTCGTCGGCGATGCCCAGGACACCCGCCGCGATGGAGAACATCAGCAGGACGCCGGTGACCTCCAGCCAGGTGGCGGGCAAGATCGTGAGCAACAGGGCGGGTTGGATGAAGCGGGCGATCAGGGCGCAGACGCCGGTCAGAGCGGCAAGGATCAGCAGCAGTCGCGAGAGAGCCAACATGTCTACCATCCTCCTGCCTATGGAATGAGCCCACCGCCGCAGCGCCACGGCGCCGGTCCCATCACAAAAGTATACGCCGACGCTTCCAGTCGTCAAGCGCGAGTTGGGTCGCGGGTCCGACATCAGGCTGCCTCGGGCATGGCCACTCTCGCTGTCCGCGGCGTGACCGTTGTCTCTAGGCGCCCCAGTTCTTGCTGCGGAAGATGAAGGCCGCGTCGCGCTGATCGCCCTCGTTGATGGGGGCCTTGAGCTCATCCCAGGTCGGCAGGGCCTCGACGCGGTCGGCGATCACGGACAGGTCGAGTTTGCCCAGGCGGCTGAGCTTGCCCTCGATCATCAGCACCGGCGAGGCAACCACCGCCCGCCCGTACTTCTGGTAGCAGTCCTCGAAGATAGCCGCATCCACCAGCCCCGTCTCATCCTCCAGGCAGACGAAGATGGCGGTGCGCCCGCTCTTGGTCGGCGGCCGGGCACGGGCCACCACAATCCCGGCGATGCGCACCCGCTCCCCGTCCCGGTGGCGATACAGATCGGCGCTGCGCACCACGCCCAGCCGCTTGACCGCACTGCGCCAGAACTTGAAGGGATGACTGGTCGTGCTGAGCCCCAGCAGTCGTAGGTCCAGGCCGACGCGCCCGAACTCTGTCTCCGCGTCCAGTGCCGGCAGGGCCTCGGCAAGGCTCTCGCCTTCCCCCGCGAAGGAGGCGGCGGCCCAATCCAGTTCCTGGGGGGCGCGGCGCCCGCCACGGTCGGTGACGCAACCTGCCGGCAGCGCCGCCAGCATCCACATCAGTTCCGCCGGCGAGAGCCCTGTGAAGGCAAAGGCTCGGGACAGGATGAGCGTTTCGACCAGGGGTCGCGGCACGCGGGTACGCCGGCAGAAGTCGCGCAGCGAGGAGAAAGGCCCCCCCTCGGCACGGGCCTGCAAGATGGAGTCCATGGCGACCTCGCTCATGCCGTAGATGAGCCGCAAGCCGGTGCGGATAGCGGGGCCGGTGCCGGTGCCGTGAGGCGTCGGGGGCTGAAGCCCCCGCCTGCCAGAACCGTCCCTCCGGGACGGGCCGCTGCCGTCCCCCCCCTCCCCCGTGGGGAGGGGGCCGGGGGGTGGGACGATGTTCGCCGTGCCCTCCTCCACCGTGAATACCGCCTCACTCCGGTTCACGCACGGTGGCAGCATCGCAATCCCCAGGCGCTTGGCTTCCTCGGCGACGGTACGCGGCGGGTAGAAGCCCATCGGCTCGGCCGACAGGATGCCGGCCAGGAACTCGGCGGGGTAGTGGGCCTTCAGGTAAGCCGTCTGGTAGGTAAGGCGGCCGAAGCAGGCCGCGTGGGCTTTGTTGAAGCCATAGGCCGCAAAGCCGGCGATGTCGTCGAAGATGCGGTCGGCGATGAAGCGATCCACACCCTGAGCGATGGCGCCCCGGACGAACTGCTCCCGCAGCTTCTCCATCTCCCGGTGCGAGCGGTCCGAGGTCATGGCCCGGCGCAGCAAGTCGCCCTGGCCCAGGGTGAAGCCCGCCACGGCCTGCGCGATCTGCAGCACATGCTCCTGGTAGATGATGACCCCGTAGCTGGTCCTGAGTACCGGCTCCAGCGCCGGGTGCAGATAGGTGATCG
Coding sequences within it:
- the trxA gene encoding thioredoxin, with translation MSQAKELTSAEFDGEVLKSETPVLVDFWAPWCGPCRMMAPVVDAVAAKYEGRVKVCKVNVDEAGDIAGKLGIRSIPTLIIFKGGQQADTVVGAVPEAELTQRLDRVLA
- a CDS encoding VanZ family protein codes for the protein MKRLADRPWLPAGVWAGVILIGTSIPMPALPPGPPGSDKLVHLLMYGVLGALLARALLREHPDRGRLLLLLMSTGLAAGFGLFDEWHQQFCQRCPSAGDWLADVIGAGLGATILCAVNTIRAGGSKMPEARRISGADLGAELTKPEPCVVEFWMVGCPACARFGPTFGDLSEEYQGRANLVAIEARENMDAAKQYAIRGVPTVIVFKDGQEVQRMTGAKTLAEMREWLNPVLG
- a CDS encoding nucleotidyltransferase family protein encodes the protein MKTVILLAGHATRMRPLTTYLNKGMIPLRGKPLLEHVIERLRKQGFTDLLVAVTMFPEQLQGYFGDGSRLGVNMQYVLRPEPSQTAGEVAALREYLADDESFLVHYGDIITGLNTAAMAEQHLQTGAAATLGLVTNVEIHTGVAELGADGRVIQFVEKPPLDKPCHAAVNIYSPRVWDYVGPGKDFGHDVIPAMVAAGEDVRGYLDREAYWMDVGRLSDLDGAEELLGKHEV
- a CDS encoding succinylglutamate desuccinylase/aspartoacylase family protein, which gives rise to MSDICACGTSSPSFDGVLHSLRELQSSPRVTLSNLGASRQGRPIPLLIVHDPAVPLAETVRLFIVARQHGTEASGTVACLALARHFAQAQGEEEQALLRQFSLLMVPVANPDGMCAGRRANAGGADLNRHWGGSGEPEISAIKAAVRKHQPHALIDMHELPAGSGKPSFRDNFIQTIGRDGTLSADLTTDCAATSARLASWMSQCGLPLSVYYDGANESLNLCHRYFGLGAGIPSYLFEAKCGSGRPLARRVRFHVLGTLVVANYALHRYYQPEGQATPQPEEPVAQAPEPTTTVPTTVTLSSPRPEQVARGQLPVVADVTGLPPGGTIGFSVDGKLRSLTTAAPHEYLLDTLGYADGRHEVTVEVCDAAGRNLGASRSVIIVDNRVAAGE
- a CDS encoding trypsin-like peptidase domain-containing protein; protein product: MDPREHAGHRHSHLALILLSVLVGAVLTALVLAQTDRTAPVLTPAAAQTQAAPQFEDVAQRVLPAVVYINSDLATRTDPRQEEMRRRLEEMFKDMPGFRGQMPDGMGGGQERSRPAAGSGWIYSPDGYIVTNAHVVRGATKVTVQLHDNDGDTKDYPAKIVGIDPRSELAVIKIDAGRKLPTLALGDSSKARIASWVMAVGSPFQLQQTVTVGVISARNRTISAESQYFQLGDLIQTDASINPGNSGGPLINLSGEVIGINVAIASPGATTVPVNIGIGFAIPSNVAKTVVPQLIQKGKVARGWLGVQLSRESAKSMSDNLKQHFGVPEGGALVTMVYEDAPAAKALQGNDVVVAVNGQKVTNNAELQAAIQNTPPGTKVSMEIVRDRKHQQLTVELGEMPARYSGLDGGDEGATAAQPTVGPPIQVRNITPQMAREQNLPRNQGVVIESVGGELQDRLEPGSIIAQVDGAKVMTVEQYNAAIRRALDAKRKFVVLTIEQAGDDGQVLRDVVEVPLAKEQ